Proteins found in one Canis lupus baileyi chromosome 26, mCanLup2.hap1, whole genome shotgun sequence genomic segment:
- the TM9SF4 gene encoding transmembrane 9 superfamily member 4 isoform X1, translated as MAAAMDWLLWSLLLFSLTCDTRAFYVPGVAPINFHQNDPVEIKAVKLTSSRTQLPYEYYSLPFCQPSKITYKAENLGEVLRGDRIVNTPFQVLMNSEKKCEVLCSQTNKPVTLTVEQSRLVAERITEDYYVHLIADNLPVATRLELYSNRDGDDKKKEKDVQFEHGYRLGFTDVNKIYLHNHLSFILYYHREDLEEDQEHTYRVVRFEVIPQSIRLEDIKADEKSSCTLPEGTNSSPQEIDPTKENQLYFTYSVHWEESDIKWASRWDTYLTMSDVQIHWFSIINSVVVVFFLSGILSMIIIRTLRKDIANYNKEDDIEDTMEESGWKLVHGDVFRPPQYPMILSSLLGSGIQLFCMILIVIFVAMLGMLSPSSRGALMTTACFLFMFMGVFGGFSAGRLYRTLKGHRWKKGAFCTATLYPGVVFGICFVLNCFIWGKHSSGAVPFPTMVALLCMWFGISLPLVYLGYYFGFRKQPYDNPVRTNQIPRQIPEQRWYMNRFVGILMAGILPFGAMFIELFFIFSAIWENQFYYLFGFLFLVFIILVVSCSQISIVMVYFQLCAEDYRWWWRNFLVSGGSAFYVLVYAIFYFVNKLDIVEFIPSLLYFGYTALMVLSFWLLTGTIGFYAAYMFVRKIYAAVKID; from the exons GATTGGTTGCTGTGGTCCCTGttgcttttctctctcacatGTGATACACGCGCCTTCTATGTTCCTGGGGTCGCACCAATCAACTTCCACCAGAACGACCCTGTAGAAATCAAG GCAGTGAAGCTCACCAGCTCTCGAACCCAGCTACCTTATGAATACTACTCGCTGCCCTTCTGCCAGCCCAGCAAAATAACCTACAAGGCAGAGAATCTGG GAGAGGTGCTGAGAGGGGACCGGATTGTCAACACCCCTTTCCAGGTGCTAATGAACAGCGAAAAGAAGTGTGAGGTTCTATGCAGCCAGACCAACAAGCCAGTGACCCTGACCGTGGAGCAGAGCCGGCTTGTGGCCGAACGGATCACTGAAGACTACTATGTCCACCT CATTGCCGACAACTTGCCTGTGGCCACCCGGCTGGAGCTCTACTCCAACCGCGACGGTGATgacaagaagaaggaaaaagatgtgCAGTTTGAACACGGCTACCGGCTCGGCTTCACGGATGTCAACAAG ATCTACCTGCACAATCACCTCTCGTTTATCCTTTACTACCACCGGGAGGACCTAGAAGAGGATCAGGAACATACATACCGAGTCGTCCGCTTCGAGGTGATTCCCCAGAGCATCAGGCTGGAGG aCATCAAAGCAGATGAGAAGAGTTCATGCACCCTGCCTGAGGGTACCAACTCCTCGCCCCAAGAAATTGATCCCACCAAGGAGAACCAACTGTACTTCACCTACTCTGTACACTGGGAG gAAAGTGACATCAAATGGGCATCTCGCTGGGATACTTATCTGACCATGAGTGATGTGCAGATTCACTGGTTTTCTATCATTAACTCTGTTGTGGTGGTCTTCTTCCTGTCAG GCATCCTGAGCATGATCATCATTCGGACCCTCCGGAAGGACATTGCCAACTATAACAAGGAGGATGACATT GAAGACACCATGGAAGAGTCTGGGTGGAAGCTGGTGCATGGTGATGTCTTCAGGCCCCCGCAGTATCCCATGATCCTCAGCTCCCTCCTGGGCTCAGGCATTCAGCTCTTCTGTATGATCCTCATCGTCATCT TCGTGGCCATGCTCGGGATGCTGTCGCCCTCCAGCCGGGGAGCTCTCATGACCACAGCCTGCTTCCTCTTCATGTTCATGGG GGTGTTTGGTGGATTTTCTGCTGGCCGTCTGTACCGCACTCTGAAAGGCCATCGGTGGAAGAAAGGAGCCTTCTGT ACGGCAACACTCTACCCTGGTGTGGTCTTTGGCATCTGCTTTGTTTTGAATTGCTTCATCTGGGGAAAGCACTCATCAGGAGCA GTGCCTTTTCCCACGATGGTGGCCCTGCTGTGCATGTGGTTTGGAATCTCCCTGCCCCTCGTCTACCTGGGCTACTACTTCGGCTTCCGCAAGCAGCCATATGACAACCCTGTGCGCACCAACCAGATTCCCCGGCAGATCCCTGAACAGCGATGGTACATGAACCGATTTGTTGG cattcttatggctggGATCCTGCCCTTCGGTGCCATGTTCATCGAGCTTTTCTTCATCTTCAGT GCAATCTGGGAGAATCAGTTCTATTACCTTTTTGGCTTCCTGTTCCTTGTCTTCATCATCCTGGTGGTGTCGTGTTCACAAATCAGCATCGTCATGGTGTACTTCCAGCTATGTGCAGAG GATTACCGCTGGTGGTGGAGGAATTTCCTAGTCTCCGGGGGATCTGCATTCTATGTCCTCGTCTATgccatcttttattttgttaacaag
- the TM9SF4 gene encoding transmembrane 9 superfamily member 4 isoform X2, with product MNSEKKCEVLCSQTNKPVTLTVEQSRLVAERITEDYYVHLIADNLPVATRLELYSNRDGDDKKKEKDVQFEHGYRLGFTDVNKIYLHNHLSFILYYHREDLEEDQEHTYRVVRFEVIPQSIRLEDIKADEKSSCTLPEGTNSSPQEIDPTKENQLYFTYSVHWEESDIKWASRWDTYLTMSDVQIHWFSIINSVVVVFFLSGILSMIIIRTLRKDIANYNKEDDIEDTMEESGWKLVHGDVFRPPQYPMILSSLLGSGIQLFCMILIVIFVAMLGMLSPSSRGALMTTACFLFMFMGVFGGFSAGRLYRTLKGHRWKKGAFCTATLYPGVVFGICFVLNCFIWGKHSSGAVPFPTMVALLCMWFGISLPLVYLGYYFGFRKQPYDNPVRTNQIPRQIPEQRWYMNRFVGILMAGILPFGAMFIELFFIFSAIWENQFYYLFGFLFLVFIILVVSCSQISIVMVYFQLCAEDYRWWWRNFLVSGGSAFYVLVYAIFYFVNKLDIVEFIPSLLYFGYTALMVLSFWLLTGTIGFYAAYMFVRKIYAAVKID from the exons ATGAACAGCGAAAAGAAGTGTGAGGTTCTATGCAGCCAGACCAACAAGCCAGTGACCCTGACCGTGGAGCAGAGCCGGCTTGTGGCCGAACGGATCACTGAAGACTACTATGTCCACCT CATTGCCGACAACTTGCCTGTGGCCACCCGGCTGGAGCTCTACTCCAACCGCGACGGTGATgacaagaagaaggaaaaagatgtgCAGTTTGAACACGGCTACCGGCTCGGCTTCACGGATGTCAACAAG ATCTACCTGCACAATCACCTCTCGTTTATCCTTTACTACCACCGGGAGGACCTAGAAGAGGATCAGGAACATACATACCGAGTCGTCCGCTTCGAGGTGATTCCCCAGAGCATCAGGCTGGAGG aCATCAAAGCAGATGAGAAGAGTTCATGCACCCTGCCTGAGGGTACCAACTCCTCGCCCCAAGAAATTGATCCCACCAAGGAGAACCAACTGTACTTCACCTACTCTGTACACTGGGAG gAAAGTGACATCAAATGGGCATCTCGCTGGGATACTTATCTGACCATGAGTGATGTGCAGATTCACTGGTTTTCTATCATTAACTCTGTTGTGGTGGTCTTCTTCCTGTCAG GCATCCTGAGCATGATCATCATTCGGACCCTCCGGAAGGACATTGCCAACTATAACAAGGAGGATGACATT GAAGACACCATGGAAGAGTCTGGGTGGAAGCTGGTGCATGGTGATGTCTTCAGGCCCCCGCAGTATCCCATGATCCTCAGCTCCCTCCTGGGCTCAGGCATTCAGCTCTTCTGTATGATCCTCATCGTCATCT TCGTGGCCATGCTCGGGATGCTGTCGCCCTCCAGCCGGGGAGCTCTCATGACCACAGCCTGCTTCCTCTTCATGTTCATGGG GGTGTTTGGTGGATTTTCTGCTGGCCGTCTGTACCGCACTCTGAAAGGCCATCGGTGGAAGAAAGGAGCCTTCTGT ACGGCAACACTCTACCCTGGTGTGGTCTTTGGCATCTGCTTTGTTTTGAATTGCTTCATCTGGGGAAAGCACTCATCAGGAGCA GTGCCTTTTCCCACGATGGTGGCCCTGCTGTGCATGTGGTTTGGAATCTCCCTGCCCCTCGTCTACCTGGGCTACTACTTCGGCTTCCGCAAGCAGCCATATGACAACCCTGTGCGCACCAACCAGATTCCCCGGCAGATCCCTGAACAGCGATGGTACATGAACCGATTTGTTGG cattcttatggctggGATCCTGCCCTTCGGTGCCATGTTCATCGAGCTTTTCTTCATCTTCAGT GCAATCTGGGAGAATCAGTTCTATTACCTTTTTGGCTTCCTGTTCCTTGTCTTCATCATCCTGGTGGTGTCGTGTTCACAAATCAGCATCGTCATGGTGTACTTCCAGCTATGTGCAGAG GATTACCGCTGGTGGTGGAGGAATTTCCTAGTCTCCGGGGGATCTGCATTCTATGTCCTCGTCTATgccatcttttattttgttaacaag